AATATAAGCTATAAAAAACATAGCAATGCAAAAGAAACAATAAATAATATATACTAAATTTAAACCTCAAGGAGATACGCTTGAGGTTTTTTATTTTATAATTCCCTTAACATCACTATAATATATTTTTAACAGTTATTGCTTATACTTATAATTGTTATTTAGTAAGCGCTAAATAATGGGACGCATGTCAAGTTAACTTTATCTATGAGATAATACTTTACAAGAGTTATTATAGTTTTTGAAGTTTTTCAAGTGGCTTGAAAAACTATAGATAGGAGAGTGACCATGGATAAAGTTGCAGAAGTAAAAGTGCAGTTTAATAAAGAAAAATGGTTTAACTTAATAAGAGAGCGCCAAAACAGCGGGCTGACCATCAAGGAATGGTGCAGCCAGAATAACATACAAGAAGCATACCTATTACTACTGGCTGCGGCGCGTCAGAGTGTCTGCATGTACAGAATACATGGGGGCTGCACAAAATAAACCTAAAAGTCCTGTAGCCCTTGCACCTTTGCAAATAGATGAAAGAATCGATCCTGAGCAGGCTCCGATAATCATCCATATGCAAAATGCTGATATTGAGGTCAGAGATGGAAGCTCCCTTCATGCTTTGGAAACTGTGCTGACCGCATTAAAAAACATATGTTAGCAGATTTAGCAAAGATGAAAGGAATATATATTGCTTGCGGATATACAGATATGAGGAAGTCTATCGATGGATTGGCTGCCATAGTTAAATTGAATTTCTCTATGGATCCCTTTTCTCCATATCTTTTTCTTTTCTGCGGAAAACGCCGGGACCGACTAAAAGCATTGCTCTGGGATGGGGATGGTTTTATCCTTCTATATAAACGATTAGGAAACGGAAACTACAAGTGGCCCCGTACGCCTGAGCAGGTCAGGCACCTGACATCTCAGGAATTTTGCTGGCTTATGGAGGGTCTTTCAATTGAACAACCAAAAGCAATCAAAGAGGCAAAACCCAGCGAAATATTCTAGCAAAATATATGTAAAAGAGGTCCCTAAAGCATTGATTTTAGTGGACTTTCAACCGAACAAACTGAATATATTTCCTTATTGGAGAGGACCAATGAAACATTAAATCTTCGTGTCAATCAACTCATGGATATGCTCCAAAAGACCCTATATGGGCAGTCCAGTGAAAAGAGGCGTTATATCCTTGGAGAGGATGATGGCCAGATTTCATTTTTTAATGAAGCTGAGATAGAAGCAAACAGTAAGGCAGAGGAGCCTTCAGTACAAACCATTGTTTCCTCCAACACGGTCAGGTCAGCATGCCCGAAGGTTTCTGGAGAGTTTTTCAGGTTACCTCCAAACAGATGGCAATGGATATATGTAGTACCTAACGTTATCCATTGCGGCTGTTGGGCCCATTTACAGTGCAAATTTGAGGAGGCAATGCCTAAAGGCGCTGACATGAAGAATTCCAGGGCAGCCGTAGGGTATGACTATTGCAACCGTCTGTTTGGCATGGAGGAAGGATGGGCAGAGTTATCATTTGAAGAGCGCTACAATGAGCGGATCAAATACGCTAAACCGCTGCTTGATGAGTTCTGGCAATGGGTATCAAATCTGAATCCTTTGCAGGGCTCTAACCTTGTAAAGGCTGTTACATATGCCATAAACCAAAAAGAGCCGCTTAATAATTTCCTCCTCGATGGCCGCATTGAAATCTCTAATAACCGTGCTGAAAACACAATTCGTCCTTATGTAACTGGAAGAAAAAATTGGCTCTTTGCGGATACAACCCGCGGTGCTAAAGCCAGTGCCATTGTCTACAGCATGATTGAGACAGCCAAGGTTAACAAACTAAACCCTTATATGTATTTGGTATATCTTCTATCTAATTTGCCTGGTCTAAAAGAATTAAATCAGGAATCCCTTGTTCCTTTTCTACCCTGGTCCCCGGAACTGCCATCATGGTGTCGCAGGGATTATGTCAAGGCACCCCAAGATTAAGCGCTTACGAATGACCTGCCATAATATCCGGTTTTTTCCCGTATAATATGTCTTTTGACTTCCTTGGAAATCGAAGTACAATCATGATTAATATCTTTACTGATGGATTTAAATGATAGACAGTCTTTAAGAGATTGTTCAATTGTAACTCTTTGACTGAGATTAAAATGTTTATACTTAGACATAATATGGTCTCCTTTTTACAGGCATTACAGGGAACATATATTGCCTTTATCAAGTAATGTAAACTACCGCTAATTTTATTGTCAAAGGCCCAAAATCAGGCTTATCCTTGACAATAAAATTCCGCCATGCACTATATCAATTGCCGAGGGATGAAGGGAAAAAGCAAGTTGTATCTTAAGCATCCCCCAGAATATGCTATTGTAGCATGGCGGACGCTGTCTATACGGTATGCCGTCTACTAAAAATACCTCGGGAATCTGCTAAAAGAGCAAGTTGTCAAATTGACAAGTTATAAACCAAACACCAAATATATCATAATATTTGTAATACTAATTTCCACCCTTATTTTTGTAAGATTAACTTCCACTATTCAACGGTATGGGGTGAAACTTACTTTTGCAATTAACTATAATAAATTGCCATAAAATTATTTTAGATTTAAGTATTGTATTATGGATACTTGATTTATAATGTATTAAATGGTAAGATAAATAAAAAATGGGAGGAAAAAAGCATGAAAAAGTTTTTTACTGTTATTTTTTCTTTAATGCTAATCTTTTCTAACTTTGTAGATGTACAACCTGTTTTTGCTTATTCAAAGAATCCAAATACAGTAACAAAACCTGATGCTTTTCAATATTGTTCCGTTTATGGTACAAGACATTACCCAGATCATAAATACTTAGCTAAAGTTCTTATTGATGGGGACAATTATTATTCTAATTTTACAAGAGCAGATTGTGCATGTGGAGCAGAAATTTTTTATGATGGCTATCCTCATCAAGGTTTTGTCGGACAATATTTTACCCATTACTATGATACATTTGTAGATACCAATGGATGGTTTACGGTATATAGAGTTCATACATCTGATATAAGTGAGCATTATACATCAGGAGATTTAGCGGATTGGTATCTTACTGCGTACTAATTAAATGAATAAATTTATAAAAAATATAGGTTGTAAATATTGCTGGCGGAAAGAGCTATTGCTTAAAGGATTAATTATTCCCGAAGCAACAGCTCTTTTATATAGGAATGTATATTATAATATTGATATTAGGATTTTTAAAAAAAAAGGTGAATTTTACCTGGAATTAATATTCTTATAATAAAGGAGATGTTTTGAATGGCTTTTTTTGTAGTGGGCATTATTCTTGTGTTAATTGGAGTTTTGGCAATTTCCAGAGGAAACGCTTCAAAATTTAATACTACAAGTGGGGGAGGAAGCAGGATTCCACCTGAAGCATGGCTTAGGCTTAATGAAAGCGTACAAAAAGTTGCAGGAACAAAGGAATCTACTGACTCCTATTTTCTTAAAAGCAATATTTTAAAGCCTAACATTCTTGGATTAATTATTTTAGTTGTTGGAATTGTGTTTATTGCATTAAGTTTAATCTGATATAGGGTCCTTAGTTCAAAGGTTTACTTATACCGAATAATATATATTTTCCTCCAAACACTAAATGGGTTATTTGTCCAGGACTGTATTACTATAGGGTATTTACCTCCCCATGTGGCTTCAAGTGAATGAAGAGCCTCAACTGCTTCTTCATTTGGAGCCTTATATACTGTCCTTAAATCTTTCATGAACGCCTTAATGTTCTTCGAAGCTACATACTTCATTGAGTTTCTTATTTGGTGTATTATGCAGCTTTGATTTACATTAGGGAAAACTGTCTTTATTGCTTCAGGTAATCCTTTAAGACCATCCATACATGCAATTATTATGTCCTTAACCCCTCTGTTTTTAAGGTCATTACATACTGATAACCAGAACTTGGCACTTTCCTGTTCTCCTATCCATATACCCAATATATCTTTATATCCTTGAAAAAGTCAAGGAAAGCGCACACCCAGATTTAGCGAACTAAAGTATGAATATCCATCAAGTTAAGCCGCCAGAGAAAAGAACAAGGCTCTCTTTTTCAGAGGGGGAAGATTGCCTTCGTTGGCAGTATAGCGGCGTTCAGCATTGTAATAAAGCTCAATCCACGCGAACACTTTATATCGCACCTCGTCCCGGGTCATTTTATAAAGCGGCAGCTGGTAAATCAGATCTTTTTTCAAAGTGGCAAAAAAGCTTTCCATGCGGGCGTTGTCAAAGCAGCTGCCGGTGCGGCCCATGCTTTGCCGCAGGCCGTATCGCGTCAGGGCGTTGCGGTATGCCCGGCTCGTATATTGGCTGCCGTGGTCGGAATGGAGAATCAGACCGTCCCGTTTTCCAAATCTCCCCACGGCATTCTCCAGCGCCGAAACGCAAAGCCCGGCCTTTTTGTTGGAATTCATGGACAAACCGACAATGGTTCCGTCAAAGCAATCCAGAATGGCGGCAAGATACAGTTTCCCATTTTTACATTTCATTTCGGTGATATCCGAAAGCCATTTCGCATTTGGCGATACCGCTTTGAAATCACGCTGGATCAGATCCTCGCTGAGCAGGTCTTTATCGTTCCGCTTTGTCATACCGCGCGGCGTCTTCTTGCGGTGCAGCAGGCCGTTTTCCCGGCAAAGCCAGTAGCATTTCCCGTAACTGGGCCGTATGTCGGCCGGCAGTTTATCCCGCAAACTGCGGACGCCGTAATCTGAATGGGCTTTTCGCGCTGCTTTCAGGGCCGATACCGTTTTGTCGTCCGAACTGGAGCGGTTCTTACGCTTTTTCCATACGTAAAATCCTTCCCGCCGGACAGACAAAGCCATGCAGCATAACGCAATACTGGATGTACCGTGATTCCGATCAATCCATGCGTAGAGATGCCGCGGCTTTACTTCCGTTACCGGTCCGCCATAAAACCCAGCGCTTTTTTCAGGATCGAATTCGCCTCCCGCAGCTCGGCGATCTCCTTCTCCAGCCGTTTCATGCCATCCTCCGGGCTTTCTCCCGGGCGCAGCCCTTTGATCGCGATGCCGTGGCGCAGCCGTTCTTTCCTCTGCCACGCGTAAAGCGTTTTGGGGGAAACATCCAATTTCTCACTCGTTTTGCGTACTCCGATTTCGGAGGCCAGCTTCAACGCGTCCTCCCTGAATTCCTGACTGTATTTCTTTACCATTCTCGCACACCTCTCCTTTATTTTATCACGGTTGGGTGTACGCTTTTGTTATATCACTCCATTTAGTTCATCATAGCTATAATAAACATTTCCGTAGTACATTTCCTGTTTCATAATTCCAAAGAAGTTCTCCATTACTGAATTATCATGACAGTTACCTTTGCGTGACATACTTTGGAAAATACGATTTTCTTTAAGAGTATTCACATAGCTTTTCATTTGGTACGCCCATCCCTGATCCGAATGAAAGGTTCTTCTGTAGACACAATCAGAAGTTACCTCTATCGCTTTATTTAACACATCCATGATATTCATTGCTGACGGTTTAGGTGATACTGTATAGCTTATGATTTCTCTATTACACATATCCATAAATGGATCTAGATAAAGCTTTTTAATAATCATCCTCCCCTTGGCATCTATCTCATAATACTTGAACTCAGTAGTATCCGTTGTGATTTTCTGATGAGGAATCTTAGTATCAAATCTCCTGTGGATTCTGTTGGGAGCAACTTTTCCAACTTTCCCCTTATATGAACTATACTTACGACTCTTTCTAGTGAAAGATGTTACCTGAAGATTGAACTTTTGCATAATTCTTTGGACTTTCTTTTTATTCACAAGAAACCCTTGCTTTCTAAGTTCTCCATACATCCGACGATAGCCAAAGTCCTTATGCTCTTCATGGATTTGAAGTATTTTATCTTCAAGGTCTTCATTAGGATTTTCTCGATCCAATCTTTTTTGCCAATACATATAGGTTGCTTTTGGAAAGCCTATTACTGCGAGAATGTCTTTT
The genomic region above belongs to Clostridiales bacterium and contains:
- a CDS encoding helix-turn-helix domain-containing protein, with product MSKYKHFNLSQRVTIEQSLKDCLSFKSISKDINHDCTSISKEVKRHIIREKTGYYGRSFVSA
- a CDS encoding transposase, with the translated sequence MVKKYSQEFREDALKLASEIGVRKTSEKLDVSPKTLYAWQRKERLRHGIAIKGLRPGESPEDGMKRLEKEIAELREANSILKKALGFMADR
- a CDS encoding IS3 family transposase encodes the protein MVYSLRGEFKLKDILAVIGFPKATYMYWQKRLDRENPNEDLEDKILQIHEEHKDFGYRRMYGELRKQGFLVNKKKVQRIMQKFNLQVTSFTRKSRKYSSYKGKVGKVAPNRIHRRFDTKIPHQKITTDTTEFKYYEIDAKGRMIIKKLYLDPFMDMCNREIISYTVSPKPSAMNIMDVLNKAIEVTSDCVYRRTFHSDQGWAYQMKSYVNTLKENRIFQSMSRKGNCHDNSVMENFFGIMKQEMYYGNVYYSYDELNGVI
- the tnpB gene encoding IS66 family insertion sequence element accessory protein TnpB (TnpB, as the term is used for proteins encoded by IS66 family insertion elements, is considered an accessory protein, since TnpC, encoded by a neighboring gene, is a DDE family transposase.), which encodes MKGIYIACGYTDMRKSIDGLAAIVKLNFSMDPFSPYLFLFCGKRRDRLKALLWDGDGFILLYKRLGNGNYKWPRTPEQVRHLTSQEFCWLMEGLSIEQPKAIKEAKPSEIF